In a genomic window of Vigna angularis cultivar LongXiaoDou No.4 chromosome 6, ASM1680809v1, whole genome shotgun sequence:
- the LOC108341965 gene encoding cell division control protein 6 homolog B gives MPVIAAKRSLRSHPSSPPRKSPRRCTAATANSSRNVNNFGTDENQADPAAVKPRWNPKDGEQIKAVKLALHLSTAPSSVVCREEEQNVVLEFCKGCVEHKKAGSLYICGCPGTGKSLSMEKVKEQLLNWSKEAGLPLPDVLSVNCTTLASTSDIFTKMVGLNQTQGKKVSASPLQQLHNMYSQKSSINNMTLIVADELDYLITKDRAVLHDLFMLTTFPFSRCILIGVANAIDLADRFLPRLTSLNCKPVVVNFQAYSKDQILKILEERLKELPYIVFQQPALELCARKVAASSGDMRNALSICWSAIEMLEAEIRESACNLNTSLEEISFSKQNLPTAPDCMKKREFDIVRTDHMARALSKTYRSPVVDTIQSLPHHQQIILCSSMNHFREAKKDTFLGELYQSYVGICRSSLIPPAGILEFSNMCRVLSDQGLIKLGQSREDKLRRVSPKVNEGDITFALQGIRFFHNCLK, from the exons ATGCCCGTCATCGCCGCAAAACGCTCGTTGCGATCTCATCCTTCCTCGCCTCCCCGCAAATCGCCTCGCCGATGCACCGCAGCAACCGCCAATTCTTCCCGCAAT GTAAACAATTTCGGCACAGATGAAAACCAAGCTGATCCGGCAGCTGTGAAACCCAGGTGGAATCCCAAAG ATGGTGAGCAAATAAAGGCGGTGAAGCTAGCATTGCACTTGTCCACTGCGCCGTCTTCGGTCGTGTGCCGTGAGGAGGAGCAGAATGTTGTTTTGGAGTTCTGCAAAGGGTGCGTTGAGCATAAAAAGGCCGGGAGTCTGTACATTTGCGGGTGTCCCGGAACCGGGAAATCGTTGTCTATGGAGAAAGTGAAAGAGCAATTACTCAATTGGTCTAAGGAG GCAGGTCTCCCGCTGCCAGATGTTTTATCCGTGAACTGCACAACTCTTGCTAGCACATCGGATATTTTCACAAAG ATGGTTGGGTTAAACCAAACACAGGGTAAAAAGGTTTCAGCCTCGCCCTTACAGCAACTTCATAACATGTATTCTCAGAAATCATCTATCAACAACATGAC ATTGATAGTAGCTGACGAATTAGATTATTTGATAACCAAAGACAGAGCCGTTCTTCATGATCTTTTTATGCTCACTACCTTTCCATTTTCTAGATGTATATTGATAG GTGTAGCGAATGCAATTGATTTAGCTGATCGATTTCTTCCGAGGCTTACATCATTAAATT GCAAGCCTGTGGTTGTAAATTTCCAGGCTTACTCGAAAGATCAGATCCTCAAGATTCTTGAAGAAAGATTAAAG GAACTTCCTTACATTGTCTTTCAACAGCCGGCCCTGGAACTATGTGCTAGG AAAGTTGCCGCATCTTCTGGAGACATGCGGAATGCCCTTTCTATATGCTG GAGTGCAATCGAGATGCTTGAAGCAGAAATTAGAGAATCTGCGTGCAATTTGAACACTTCATTGGAAGAGATATCATTCTCCAAACAAAATCTTCCCACAGCTCCTGATTGTATGAAAAAACGTGAATTTGATATT GTGAGAACTGATCATATGGCTCGAGCCTTGTCCAAGACTTATAGATCACCTGTGGTGGATACGATACAATctctgccacatcatcagcaG ATTATACTCTGCTCTTCTATGAATCACTTTCGAGAAGCCAAGAAAGATACATTCCTAGGAGAG TTGTATCAATCGTATGTGGGGATATGCAGATCATCTTTAATTCCTCCAGCAGGAATCTTAGAATTTTCGAACATGTGCAGAGTGCTAAGTGACCAG GGTCTTATTAAACTAGGACAATCTCGAGAGGATAAATTAAGAAGAGTGTCGCCTAAAGTAAATGAGGGTGATATTACTTTTGCATTGCAG GGGATACGGTTTTTTCACAACTGTCTTAAATGA